The Flavobacterium faecale genome has a segment encoding these proteins:
- a CDS encoding fumarate hydratase, producing the protein MDFIYQDSYPILKDDTQYRKISSDFVKVEKLGDREILTVDPKGLELLSQEAMKDVSFMLRTAHLEKLRAILDDPEATDNDRFVAYNLLQNAAVAIQGELPSCQDTGTAIVMAKKGENVYTGVDDAEWLSKGIFNTYQERNLRYSQIVPISMFEEKNSGSNLPAQIDIYAKKGNTYEFLFLAKGGGSANKTYLYQQTKSLLNEKSMDAFIRAKIKDLGTSACPPYHLAFVVGGTSAEANLSAVKKASAGYFDHLPTTGNMAGQAFRDLEWEKRVQLICQESAIGAQFGGKYFTHDVRVIRLPRHAASCPVGLGVSCSADRNIKGKITKDGIFVEQLEVNPARLLPETAPHLEPAVEIDLDRPMAEVLAELTKYPIKTRLKLNGTLIVARDAAHARIKEMLDAGEPMPEYFKNHPVYYAGPAKTPDGMPSGSFGPTTAGRMDVYVEEFQKHGGSMIMLAKGNRTKDVTNACNTYGGFYLGSIGGPAAILAQDNILKVEVVDFAELGMEAVRKITIKDFPAFIITDDKGNDFFENL; encoded by the coding sequence ATGGATTTTATATATCAAGATTCGTATCCCATCTTAAAAGACGATACACAATACCGCAAAATCTCTTCTGATTTTGTAAAAGTGGAAAAACTAGGCGACCGTGAAATTCTAACAGTTGACCCAAAAGGACTAGAGTTATTGTCGCAAGAAGCTATGAAAGATGTTTCTTTTATGCTTAGAACGGCACATTTAGAAAAATTAAGAGCCATTCTTGATGACCCAGAAGCGACAGATAACGACCGTTTTGTAGCCTACAATTTGTTGCAAAATGCAGCGGTTGCTATTCAGGGAGAATTGCCTTCTTGTCAAGATACAGGAACCGCCATTGTTATGGCTAAAAAAGGGGAGAACGTTTACACAGGCGTTGATGATGCCGAATGGTTATCGAAAGGGATTTTCAACACCTACCAAGAGCGTAATTTACGTTACTCTCAAATCGTACCTATTAGCATGTTCGAAGAAAAGAACTCGGGTTCCAATCTTCCAGCACAGATTGATATTTATGCTAAAAAAGGGAACACCTATGAGTTTTTGTTTTTGGCAAAAGGTGGAGGTTCTGCCAATAAAACTTATTTGTACCAACAAACAAAATCGTTGTTGAATGAGAAATCTATGGATGCTTTCATTCGTGCCAAAATCAAAGATTTAGGAACTTCAGCTTGTCCACCATACCACTTGGCTTTTGTGGTAGGAGGAACGTCTGCTGAGGCGAATCTATCTGCTGTCAAAAAAGCATCTGCGGGTTATTTTGATCATTTACCAACGACAGGAAACATGGCAGGTCAAGCTTTTCGTGATTTAGAATGGGAGAAAAGAGTACAATTAATTTGCCAAGAAAGCGCCATTGGAGCACAATTTGGCGGAAAATATTTCACTCATGATGTACGTGTGATTCGTTTGCCACGTCATGCTGCTTCTTGTCCGGTTGGATTGGGGGTTTCTTGTTCTGCTGATAGAAATATCAAAGGGAAAATCACCAAAGACGGAATCTTCGTAGAACAATTAGAAGTGAATCCAGCTCGTTTATTACCTGAAACAGCACCTCATTTGGAGCCAGCAGTAGAAATAGATTTGGACAGACCAATGGCTGAAGTTTTAGCCGAATTGACCAAATACCCTATCAAAACACGTTTGAAATTGAACGGAACTTTGATTGTTGCTCGTGACGCTGCTCATGCTAGAATCAAAGAAATGCTTGATGCAGGAGAGCCAATGCCAGAGTATTTCAAAAATCATCCTGTGTATTATGCAGGTCCCGCAAAAACGCCAGACGGAATGCCATCAGGTAGTTTTGGGCCTACAACTGCAGGTCGTATGGATGTGTATGTAGAGGAATTCCAAAAACACGGCGGTAGCATGATTATGCTTGCCAAAGGGAACCGTACCAAAGACGTAACCAATGCTTGTAACACTTACGGTGGTTTCTACCTAGGTTCAATTGGTGGTCCTGCTGCCATCTTAGCGCAAGACAACATCTTGAAAGTTGAAGTCGTAGATTTCGCTGAATTAGGTATGGAAGCCGTTCGTAAAATCACCATCAAAGATTTCCCCGCTTTTATCATTACAGATGATAAAGGGAATGACTTTTTTGAGAATTTGTAG
- a CDS encoding FKBP-type peptidyl-prolyl cis-trans isomerase translates to MKYAFMAIAAFLFISCSKDDVATLAKDYSVENEAEIKAYVAANSLNATRTDSGLYYVVNKPGTGKQPIATSNVTISYKGYYTDKKVFGQSADEGFTANLQGLIQGFAEGIPFFKEGGEGILIIPASLAYGSTANGDIPAGSVLVFEIKLLAVEYSATNDATIVKYLADNNLTATKTASGLYYIITDQGTGVNPTATSNVTVSYKGYYSNKTVFDQSTSATFGLSQVIKGWTEGIPYFKAGGSGILLIPATLGYGSATYNGIPAGSVLIFDVKLISVN, encoded by the coding sequence ATGAAATATGCATTTATGGCAATTGCTGCCTTCCTATTTATATCGTGTAGTAAAGATGATGTAGCTACTCTTGCCAAAGATTACTCTGTTGAAAACGAAGCTGAAATTAAAGCCTATGTAGCGGCAAATAGCCTCAATGCGACTAGGACTGATTCGGGTTTGTATTATGTGGTAAACAAGCCGGGTACGGGTAAACAACCTATTGCAACCTCAAATGTGACCATTTCATACAAAGGGTATTACACCGACAAAAAGGTTTTTGGACAAAGTGCTGACGAAGGTTTTACGGCCAATTTGCAAGGACTCATACAAGGCTTTGCAGAGGGGATTCCGTTTTTTAAAGAGGGGGGAGAAGGAATTCTTATCATTCCAGCAAGTCTAGCTTATGGTAGTACGGCCAATGGTGACATTCCAGCGGGATCAGTTTTGGTGTTCGAAATAAAACTACTTGCGGTAGAATACAGTGCTACAAATGATGCTACGATTGTCAAATATTTGGCCGATAATAATTTAACAGCAACAAAAACAGCTTCTGGTTTGTATTATATCATCACCGATCAAGGTACAGGAGTAAATCCTACTGCAACTTCAAATGTAACCGTTTCGTACAAAGGGTATTATAGCAATAAAACCGTTTTTGATCAGAGTACGAGTGCAACCTTTGGTCTGAGTCAAGTGATTAAAGGTTGGACAGAAGGTATTCCGTATTTCAAAGCAGGCGGAAGCGGAATTTTATTAATCCCTGCCACATTGGGTTATGGTAGTGCTACTTATAATGGTATACCTGCCGGTTCTGTTTTAATCTTCGATGTTAAATTAATTTCGGTTAACTAA